From Lutra lutra chromosome 14, mLutLut1.2, whole genome shotgun sequence, a single genomic window includes:
- the LOC125084400 gene encoding LOW QUALITY PROTEIN: F-box/LRR-repeat protein 21-like (The sequence of the model RefSeq protein was modified relative to this genomic sequence to represent the inferred CDS: inserted 1 base in 1 codon): MKRNNLSLVNKIVRSSPAVKQPKVGFFSSLNHNHMHTVLLDWGSLPHYVVLRIFQYLPLIDRARASSVCRKWNEVFHIPDLWRKFEFELNQSATSYFKSTHPDLIQQIIKKHATHLQYVSFKVDSSTESAEAACDILSQLVNCSIQTLGLISTAKPSFMNVSXALTVVFVNSKSLSSIKIEDTPVDDPSLKILVANNSDTLRLLKMSSCPHVSSDGILCVADRCQGLRELALNYYILSDEFLLALSSETHVNLEHLRIDVVSENPGQIEFHSIKKQSW; this comes from the exons ATGAAGAGGAACAATTTATCTCTTGTGAATAAAATCGTCCGGTCTTCACCAGCAGTGAAACAACCAAAAGTtggcttcttctcttctctcaatCACAACCACATGCACACTGTCCTTCTAGACTGGGGGAGTTTGCCTCACTATGTAGTATTACGCATTTTTCAGTATCTTCCTTTAATAGATCGGGCCCGTGCGTCTTCAGTTTGTAGGAAATGGAATGAAGTTTTTCATATTCCTGACCTTTGGAGAAAGTTTGAATTTGAACTGAACCAGTCAGCGACTTCCTATTTTAAGTCCACACATCCTGATCTCATTCAGCAGATCATTAAAAAGCATGCTACCCATCTCCAGTATGTTAGCTTTAAGGTGGATAGTAGTACTGAATCAGCGGAAGCTGCCTGCGATATACTTTCTCAGCTGGTAAATTGTTCTATCCAGACCTTGGGCTTGATTTCAACAGCCAAGCCAAGTTTTATGAATGTGT AAGCACTTACAGTTGTCTTTGTCAACTCAAAATCATTATCATCGATCAAAATTGAAGACACACCAGTGGATGATCCTTCATTGAAAATTCTTGTGGCCAATAATAGTGATACCCTAAGACTCCTAAAAATGAGTAGCTGTCCGCATGTTTCCTCTGATGGAATCCTTTGTGTAGCTGATCGCTGTCAAGGCCTTAGAGAACTGGCATTGAATTATTACATTCTAAGTGATGAATTTCTCCTAGCACTTTCAAGTGAAACTCATGTTAACCTAGAGCATCTTCGAATTGATGTCGTGAGTGAAAATCCTGGGCAAATTGAATTtcattctattaaaaaacaaagttgg